The window tgatctctggctcctctggcttttctaaatccaccttgaacatctgaaagttcaaggttcacataccgCTTaagtctggtttggagaattttgagcattactttgctagcatgtgagatgagtgcaattattcggtagtttgaacatgctaCCAAGCAGGAAGGGAGGGATCAGGGCAAAGTCCCAGGTCCCCAGAGGGCGAGCCGCTCAGGATCTCAGGGTCAAGGGCGGTGTCTGGGGCTGGGACGCTCCATATTGGGCATTCCCCGTCTCCCCAAGTTTCACTTTTTCTCTCACAACCTGTGTAGAGCCCTCCTGCCTGGACACTTGTGATGCGGCCCCAGTTCTCACTGCTACTGGGTGTCCGATTTCTAGAAAAACCAATCAGTCTCCGCGGTTCCCGGTTACAAAGTCTCCCCCGACCCGCCCAACTCTGCTTCTTCCCAGACCCAGAGGACGCGAGTCATGGGGCCGCGAGCCCTCCTCCTGTTGCTCTCGGGGGTCCTGGTCCTGGCTGAGACCCGGGCTGGTGAGTGCGGAGTCGGGAGGGAACGGCCTCTGCGGGGAGGGACGAGGGGATCTCCTGGGGGCCGGGGTGCGGGGGCAGTACCCCATGAAGGAGCGACCCCCACGCCCCTGCCCAGACCTGCTCCTCTCCCCGGTCCGGGCCTGTCCCTCCCTTGCTTCCCgacccctcttctcttccccctcCGGAGTTCGGGCCCGTCTTCGACTGCTTCCATCTCGCTGGCCCTacgccccctcctccctcccgggTCCATCACCTCGGACCCGGGACCCGCGCCGGGAGGAGATCGGGCCGGGTctcacccctccccgcccccaggctcCCACTCCCTGAGGTATTTCAGCACCGCCGTGTCCCGGCCCGGCCTCGGGGAGCCCCGGTACCTGGAAGTCGGCTACGTGGACGACACGCAGTTCGTGCGGTTCGACAGCGACGCCCCGAATCCGAAGATGGAGCCGCGGGCGCGGTGGGTGGAGCAGGAGGGGCCGGAGTATTGGGATCGGAACACGCGAAACGCCAAGGGCAACGCACAGAGTTTCCGAGTGAACCTGAACACCCTGCGCGGCTACTACAACCAGAGCGAGGCCGGTGAGCGACGCGGGCCCGGGTCCAGGTAACGACCCCCATCCCCAGGGACCGGCGGGGTCGCCCGAGTCTGCGGGTCCCAGGGTCACCCCAACATTGCGGAACACACCCGACCCCCGCCCGGGAGGAGCCGGCGGGGCTTGACGCGGTTTCATTTTCAGTTTGGGTTTAATCACCGCGTGTGGTCGGGGCGGGTCAGGGTCTCACACCCTCCAGTGGATGTCCGGCTGCTACGTGGGGCCGGACGGGCGTCTCCGCCGCGGGTTCATGCAGTACGGCTACGACGGCAGAGATTACCTCGCCCTGAACGAGGACCTGCGCTCCTGGACCGCAGGGGAGACGGAGGCTCAGATCACCAAGCACAAGTGGGAGGCGGAAGGTTATGCTGAGGTACAGAGGAACTACCTGGAGGGCGAGTGCGTGGAGTGGCTCCGCAGATACCTGGAGAACGGGAAGGACACGCTGCTGCGCGCAGGTGCGAGGGGTGCGGCGCCTCCCTGATCTCCCCTCGGGCTGGAGCTGGCTTCCCACGAGGAGAGGAAAATAGGGTCCCTGTGGGAACAGCGCCCCAGGTTCTTGTCAGGAAAGGGAGGAAATCCGCCCAGGTTTTCATATTTTGTGCAAGACAGTCACCAGTGGCCCCACTTCTCTGAAGGACAATCAAGGAATCCAGTGTCTTTGAGGAAGACGCAGGAAACAAACCATCCCTGAAATAGCTGGTCAGCGGTGCCCTTTGACCCCGGCCACCATCTTGTGATCCATGACTTTGTCTCTCAAGGCCTGTTCTCACCCTGAGAGCATCTTAGGAGGCCTGACTCCAGCTTTTCTGAGTCATTCAGCCTCCACCAGAGTCAGGACCTTTAGCCTATATTCTCCCCCTCACATTTTTAGAGAGCCTATCGTAGTCTCTCATTCTAGAAAGTTCCAAGGACTAATATAGATCTCTAAGATGAGGCTGTTATCTAGCTCTTGTGCTGTTTTTTTCAAAACCATGGTCCTGAATGTTgtgtagctcagagggtaaaaaagTTCATACTTCATCTGGGGATCTGATGTACAgcctggtgactatagttaataataatcctgtattatatactttaaaattgaTCTTAATCATTCTCATCCCTGTCAAACAGACGCACACATAAGGTAAGTTGATCAATACATTAATTACCTTcacagtatacatatatatctaagCAACATGTAGTACACTCTGAATGTGTACAATTTTTGTTaagtatacctcagtaaagctggggggaaaaaatcactgtCTGTCCTTTCTCAGGATGGTCACATGACGCTGCTTCAGTGACCCATGGAGGTAACACAAACTGAATTTTCCGATTCCTCCTCAGACCCTCCAAAGGCACATGTGACCCATCACCCCATCTCTGACCGTGAGGTCACCCTGAggtgctgggccctgggcttcTACCCTGAGGAGATCTCACTGACCTGGCAACGTGAGGGAGAGGACCAGACGCAGGACATGGAGCTTGTGGAGACCAGGCCTTCAGGGGATGGAACCTTCCAGAAGTGGGTGGCCCTGGTGGTGCCTTCTGGAGAGGAGCAGAGATACACCTGCCGTGTGCAGCACGAGGGGCTTCAGGAGCCCCTCACCCTGAGATGGGGTAAGGAGGGGGATGGGGCTGGAGCTTCCTCTCAGATAAAGCAGGAGCCCTTCAGGACTCAGTTTAGCAAGGTCAGGACTCAAGCCTGAGGTCAGGGccccttccctttcctccacagaaCCTCCTCAGACCTCCTTCCTCACCATGGGCATCATTGTTGGTCTGGTTCTCCTTGTGGTCACTGGAGCTGTGGTGGCTGGAGCTGTGATCTGGAGGAAGAAGCGCTCAggtagggaagggagggaggacccTGAGTTTTCTTGTCTCACTGGGGGTTTCAAGCCCAGGTAGACGTTTACCTGCCTGGTTACTGGAAAGTACCCTCCACACACGTGTGGAGTCTGGATCTGATTTTCCTTTCTAAAGCACATgcgaaaatgaaagtgaaattttcTCCTTCCTAATTCCAGCTGGGAACCAGGTTTCCAGCACTTGAAGGTCAGAGGGGAGGTCCTTGCTGAGGACAGACCTCCATGAGGGCAGTTGGTCCAGTCCTTACACGTTTCCCTTCTCTGTGTTCCTGATC of the Bubalus kerabau isolate K-KA32 ecotype Philippines breed swamp buffalo chromosome 3, PCC_UOA_SB_1v2, whole genome shotgun sequence genome contains:
- the LOC129645681 gene encoding BOLA class I histocompatibility antigen, alpha chain BL3-6, with translation MGPRALLLLLSGVLVLAETRAGSHSLRYFSTAVSRPGLGEPRYLEVGYVDDTQFVRFDSDAPNPKMEPRARWVEQEGPEYWDRNTRNAKGNAQSFRVNLNTLRGYYNQSEAGSHTLQWMSGCYVGPDGRLRRGFMQYGYDGRDYLALNEDLRSWTAGETEAQITKHKWEAEGYAEVQRNYLEGECVEWLRRYLENGKDTLLRADPPKAHVTHHPISDREVTLRCWALGFYPEEISLTWQREGEDQTQDMELVETRPSGDGTFQKWVALVVPSGEEQRYTCRVQHEGLQEPLTLRWEPPQTSFLTMGIIVGLVLLVVTGAVVAGAVIWRKKRSGEKGGNYIQASGSDSDQGSDVSLRVPKV